Proteins co-encoded in one Zerene cesonia ecotype Mississippi chromosome 3, Zerene_cesonia_1.1, whole genome shotgun sequence genomic window:
- the LOC119836489 gene encoding solute carrier family 25 member 40-like isoform X1, with translation MIREDDPQFRITPFQQMASACSGALITSLFMTPLDVVKIRLQAQQKALLSNKCYLYCNGLMEHLCPCGETAWIPRRVHFHGTMDAFYKIAKLEGVTALWSGLSPTLALALPCTVIYFVSYEQLRYKMKTTYNTMTGNMGQPMWIPLIAGATARMTAVTLVSPVELIRTKMQSKKLTYSEIMIALRQVLKYEGYRGLFRGLGSTLLRDVPFSGIYWTTFEKIKRIFNKPDSEKNTFLFNFFCGSVAGSVAAFMTIPFDVIKTHQQIELGEKEIYTDGKSHQRASNMKAIARAIYRNHGIKGLFTGFLPRICKVAPACAIMIATFEYGKQFFQKYNSQKYKEMMQRHHQDIIIVSQVTSGNDYS, from the exons ATGATTCGAGAAGACGACCCTCAGTTTCGAATAACGCCTTTTCAGCAAATGGCATCAGCATGTTCCGGTGCACTTATAACCTCGCTATTTA tgACACCGTTAGACGTAGTGAAAATAAGATTGCAAGCGCAGCAAAAGGCactactttcaaataaatgttatttatattgcaatggTTTAATGGAACACTTATGCCCTTGTGGTGAAACAGCATGGATACCCCGACGAGTTCACTTCCATGGAACAATG GATGCTTTTTACAAAATAGCTAAATTGGAAGGTGTCACTGCCCTATGGTCAGGTTTAAGTCCCACCCTGGCATTAGCACTTCCATGCACagtgatatattttgtttcatatgaACAGCttagatataaaatgaaaaccaCTTACAATACCATGACAGGAAACa TGGGCCAACCAATGTGGATACCGTTAATAGCAGGAGCAACTGCGAGAATGACAGCTGTGACCCTCGTTAGTCCTGTAGAACTCATTAGAACGAAAATGCAATCAAAGAAACTTACATATTCTG AAATAATGATTGCATTGAGACAAGTTTTGAAATATGAAGGATACAGAGGACTGTTCCGTGGTTTAGGATCAACACTTTTGAGGGATGTGCCATTTTCAG gCATATATTGGAcaacatttgaaaaaattaagagaATATTCAATAAACCAGATTCAGAGAAGAATACATTCTTGTTCAATTTCTTTTGTGGATCTGTAGCGGGAAGT gTTGCTGCTTTTATGACAATACCTTTTGATGTCATTAAAACTCACCAGCAAATAGAATTAGGTGAAAAAGAAATCTATACAG ACGGAAAGAGTCATCAGAGAGCTTCCAATATGAAAGCTATTGCAAGGGCAATATATAGAAATCATGGGATAAAAGGTCTATTCACTGGCTTTTTGCCACGAATATGTAAAGTTGCACCAGCATGTGCTATTATGATTGCAACATTCGAATATGGAAAGCAATTTTTCCAAAAGTACAATTCTCAAAAATATAAGGAAATGATGCAAAG acaTCATCAAGACATAATAATCGTAAGCCAAGTAACAAGCGGTAATGACTACTCTTAG
- the LOC119836489 gene encoding solute carrier family 25 member 40-like isoform X2, with protein MIREDDPQFRITPFQQMASACSGALITSLFMTPLDVVKIRLQAQQKALLSNKCYLYCNGLMEHLCPCGETAWIPRRVHFHGTMDAFYKIAKLEGVTALWSGLSPTLALALPCTVIYFVSYEQLRYKMKTTYNTMTGNMGQPMWIPLIAGATARMTAVTLVSPVELIRTKMQSKKLTYSEIMIALRQVLKYEGYRGLFRGLGSTLLRDVPFSGIYWTTFEKIKRIFNKPDSEKNTFLFNFFCGSVAGSVAAFMTIPFDVIKTHQQIELGEKEIYTDGKSHQRASNMKAIARAIYRNHGIKGLFTGFLPRICKVAPACAIMIATFEYGKQFFQKYNSQKYKEMMQRQGVDLTIVKSE; from the exons ATGATTCGAGAAGACGACCCTCAGTTTCGAATAACGCCTTTTCAGCAAATGGCATCAGCATGTTCCGGTGCACTTATAACCTCGCTATTTA tgACACCGTTAGACGTAGTGAAAATAAGATTGCAAGCGCAGCAAAAGGCactactttcaaataaatgttatttatattgcaatggTTTAATGGAACACTTATGCCCTTGTGGTGAAACAGCATGGATACCCCGACGAGTTCACTTCCATGGAACAATG GATGCTTTTTACAAAATAGCTAAATTGGAAGGTGTCACTGCCCTATGGTCAGGTTTAAGTCCCACCCTGGCATTAGCACTTCCATGCACagtgatatattttgtttcatatgaACAGCttagatataaaatgaaaaccaCTTACAATACCATGACAGGAAACa TGGGCCAACCAATGTGGATACCGTTAATAGCAGGAGCAACTGCGAGAATGACAGCTGTGACCCTCGTTAGTCCTGTAGAACTCATTAGAACGAAAATGCAATCAAAGAAACTTACATATTCTG AAATAATGATTGCATTGAGACAAGTTTTGAAATATGAAGGATACAGAGGACTGTTCCGTGGTTTAGGATCAACACTTTTGAGGGATGTGCCATTTTCAG gCATATATTGGAcaacatttgaaaaaattaagagaATATTCAATAAACCAGATTCAGAGAAGAATACATTCTTGTTCAATTTCTTTTGTGGATCTGTAGCGGGAAGT gTTGCTGCTTTTATGACAATACCTTTTGATGTCATTAAAACTCACCAGCAAATAGAATTAGGTGAAAAAGAAATCTATACAG ACGGAAAGAGTCATCAGAGAGCTTCCAATATGAAAGCTATTGCAAGGGCAATATATAGAAATCATGGGATAAAAGGTCTATTCACTGGCTTTTTGCCACGAATATGTAAAGTTGCACCAGCATGTGCTATTATGATTGCAACATTCGAATATGGAAAGCAATTTTTCCAAAAGTACAATTCTCAAAAATATAAGGAAATGATGCAAAG ACAAGGTGTAGATCTAACAATTGTAAAAAGTGAATAA
- the LOC119837184 gene encoding U6 snRNA-associated Sm-like protein LSm8, with product MASGLENYINQTVSVITADGRNFIGTLKGFDQTINIILDESHERVFSSSSGIAQVVLGLHIIRGDNIAIVGQIDESIDSRLDLGNIKAEPLGPIVH from the coding sequence ATGGCGTCAGGCTTAGAAAACTACATAAATCAAACAGTATCAGTGATAACTGCTGATGGACGAAATTTTATCGGCACCTTGAAAGGCTTTGATCAGactataaacattattttggaCGAGTCGCACGAAAGAGTATTTTCGTCCTCATCAGGAATAGCACAAGTTGTGTTGGGATTGCATATAATTCGAGGAGACAATATTGCTATTGTGGGTCAAATTGATGAATCAATAGACAGCAGACTAGATCTAGGAAATATTAAAGCCGAACCTCTAGGACCAATAGTACATTAA
- the LOC119836912 gene encoding putative peptidyl-tRNA hydrolase PTRHD1, whose amino-acid sequence MSSSIVQYILLRSDLLKDLGWSIGALVAQACHASTAVLHVYRDDENTINYLGDLDNMHKVVLEVLNEESLKKVAEKLKENSIDHKLWIEQPENIPTCLALKPYPKEEVKKYVGKFKLYKAMLTS is encoded by the exons ATGTCGAGCTCAATAGtccaatatattttacttaggAGTGATTTACTTAAAGACTTGGGCTGGTCTATCGGTGCACTGGTGGCACAGGCATGCCATGCTTCCACAGCTGTTCTTCATGTATATAGAGATGATGAAAACACTATCAATTACTTAGGTGACTTAGATAATATGCATAAAGTAGTTTTAGAA gtaCTTAATGAAGAATCCCTCAAAAAGGTTGCAGAAAAGTTGAAAGAAAATTCAATTGATCACAAGTTATGGATTGAACAGCCAGAAAATATTCCAACCTGTTTAGCGCTGAAGCCATATCCTAAAGAGGAAGTGAAGAAATATGTAGGGaaattcaaattgtataaaGCCATGTTGACCTCATGA
- the LOC119837249 gene encoding vacuolar protein sorting-associated protein 4, which yields MTSSNTLQKAIDLVTKATEEDKNKNYEEALRLYEHGVEYFLHAVKYEAQGERAKESIRAKCLQYLDRAEKLKEYLKKDKKKKPVKAGESNSKNDEKKSDSDSDSDDPEKKKLQGKLEGAIVVEKPHVKWSDVAGLEAAKEALKEAVILPIKFPHLFTGKRIPWKGILLFGPPGTGKSYLAKAVATEANNSTFFSVSSSDLVSKWLGESEKLVKNLFELARQHKPSIIFIDEIDSLCSSRSDNESESARRIKTEFLVQMQGVGNDMDGILVLGATNIPWVLDAAIRRRFEKRIYIALPEEHARLDMFKLHLGNTRHMLSEQDMKVLATKTDGYSGADISIVVRDALMQPVRKVQSATHFKKVTGPSPTDPNVIANDLLTPCSPGDPGALEMTWMDVPSDKLAEPPVTMSDMLRSLATSKPTVNDEDMIKLKKFMEDFGQEG from the coding sequence ATGACCTCATCCAATACCTTGCAGAAGGCCATCGATCTTGTCACAAAAGCTACAGAGgaggataaaaacaaaaactacgaGGAAGCCCTAAGACTATATGAGCATGGTGTGGAATACTTCCTGCATGCTGTTAAGTATGAAGCTCAAGGTGAAAGGGCTAAAGAGAGTATAAGAGCTAAGTGTTTACAATATTTGGATAGAGCGGAGAAACTCAAAGAATATCTGAAGAAAGATAAGAAGAAAAAACCAGTTAAGGCAGGTGAATCAAACTCCAAAAATGATGAAAAGAAAAGTGACAGTGATAGTGACTCTGATGATCCCGAAAAGAAAAAGTTACAGGGAAAACTAGAAGGTGCCATAGTGGTTGAGAAGCCACATGTCAAATGGAGCGATGTAGCTGGCCTTGAAGCAGCTAAGGAAGCCCTAAAAGAGGCAGTAATCTTGCCTATTAAGTTTCCGCATTTATTCACAGGGAAAAGAATACCTTGGAAGGGCATTCTCTTGTTTGGTCCACCTGGTACTGGTAAATCTTATTTAGCCAAGGCTGTAGCTACAGAAGCAAACAATTCTACATTCTTTTCAGTGTCTTCATCTGACCTTGTATCCAAATGGCTGGGTGAGTCTGAAAAGCTGGTGAAAAATCTCTTTGAACTAGCCAGGCAGCATAAGCCTAGCATTATATTCATTGATGAAATAGATTCCTTATGTTCATCTCGATCTGATAATGAGTCAGAATCAGCTCGCCGAATTAAGACAGAGTTCCTGGTACAAATGCAGGGAGTGGGTAATGATATGGATGGTATTCTTGTACTTGGGGCTACGAATATACCTTGGGTGCTTGATGCTGCTATCAGAAGGCGATTTGAGAAACGTATCTACATAGCTCTACCAGAGGAGCATGCCAGACTTGATAtgtttaaattgcatttggGAAATACACGTCACATGTTGTCTGAGCAAGACATGAAGGTGTTGGCAACCAAAACTGATGGCTATTCTGGAGCTGATATCAGTATTGTTGTGCGAGATGCATTGATGCAGCCTGTGCGTAAAGTTCAATCGGCGACTCATTTCAAGAAAGTAACTGGTCCCAGTCCAACTGATCCTAATGTGATTGCTAATGATTTGTTGACGCCATGTTCCCCTGGAGACCCAGGCGCTCTGGAAATGACCTGGATGGATGTACCAAGTGATAAACTGGCGGAACCTCCTGTGACTATGTCAGATATGTTACGCTCACTGGCAACATCCAAACCAACAGTCAATGATGAAGATATGATCAAGCTGAAGAAGTTCATGGAAGATTTCGGACAGGAAggttaa
- the LOC119838180 gene encoding uncharacterized protein LOC119838180: MRLRIVVCYLLLIYLEASICLQIVGVSIPNLKQRGESVTMTCDYDLEGGKLYSVKWYKDNEEFYRYMPRLKPPQHSHRVDGVKVDMERSSARRVHLRDLTLKSRGLYRCEVSEEAPSFHSAQSEAFMEVYYISRENPRIVGYDRLYQIHEPLDVNCSSAKAFPPPLLEWHVDGQLVTESSWLIEYEPVATSQGFFISTLGLRAPAKPHLRLRCVAILANHKRERTIFIQTNSSPGQLEAGLDLIIIFIASNIIYQKVS, translated from the exons ATGAGGCTACGAATAGTTGTGTGCTATTTACTCCTAATTTATCTTGAAG CGTCCATTTGTCTGCAAATCGTCGGTGTATCCATACCAAATTTAAAGCAACGAGGGGAGTCAGTGACTATGACTTGTGATTATGACCTCGAGGGCGGCAAGCTATACTCTGTAAAGTGGTACAAGGATAACGAAGAATTCTACCGATATATGCCCCGCTTAAAACCGCCACAACACTCGCATAGGGTGGACGGAGTTAAAGTTGAT ATGGAGAGGTCAAGCGCTCGACGCGTTCACCTGCGggatttaacattaaaatctcGGGGTCTTTACCGCTGCGAGGTGTCTGAAGAGGCACCATCTTTTCATTCAGCACAATCAGAGGCTTTCATGGAAGTTTATT ATATTTCCCGTGAAAATCCTCGCATAGTAGGATACGACCGGCTGTACCAGATACATGAACCATTAGACGTTAATTGTTCTTCAGCGAAGGCGTTCCCACCACCGCTATTAGAATGGCACGTCGATGGGCAGCTG gTAACCGAATCATCATGGTTGATAGAGTACGAGCCAGTGGCCACTTCGCAGGGCTTTTTTATATCGACTTTGGGTTTGCGAGCGCCTGCCAAGCCACATTTACGACTGCGCTGCGTTGCTATCTTGGCAAATCATAAAAGGGAACGCACCATTTTCATCC aGACCAATTCATCGCCCGGACAACTAGAAGCTGGTTTagacttaataattatttttatcgccagcaatattatatatcaaaagGTATCTTGA